In Bactrocera oleae isolate idBacOlea1 chromosome 3, idBacOlea1, whole genome shotgun sequence, a genomic segment contains:
- the ncm gene encoding pre-mRNA-splicing factor CWC22 homolog isoform X2, which translates to MADSDTDSSSSSSESGSVTSSSSSSSFSADSAPSLKESSAQKGFDTTENEKDCKSLSLPLLQEKNSLTPSKDCSPEEVSVKSCEKREENDEVRLTNTSDSASPERNKVLSDFTVADKCESMKNKAPGELEEGELCNNVANTQSVDDKERESGGFDGPNGNSERDTTGERSEENFVDNQPTEKKLISTFAKKFDENNKKQKTKDIRSTNKSRRRSRSSSREQTKSSRRSRSRNRSISRQRSRTRSRKRSRRSVSLERRQEERKRRHAERERCENEDRKKKRREEGKSFSEEKSPKRNKLSPTRKEKEESKNDENDNATVTDPKAKITDRQRRTVDLLTSRTGGAYIPPAKLRIMQAEITDKASAAYQRIAWEALKKSIHGYINKVNVDNIAIITRELLKENIVRGRGLLCRSIIQAQAASPTFTHVYAALVSIINSKFPNIGELLLKRLVIQFKRAFRRNDKAVCLSSSRFVAHLVNQRVAHEILALEILTLLVETPTDDSVEVAIAFLKECGMKLTEVSSKGIGAIFEMLKNILHEGKLDKRVQYMIEVVFQVRKDGFKDHQSIIESLELVEEDDQFTHLLMLDEATNPEEVLNVFKFDDQYENNEEKYKGLCKEILGSDASGSGSGSGSSSDSESGSGDSDSENEGEDGGQKTAGDIIDNTETNLIALRRTIYLTINSSLDYEECAHKLMKMQLKPGQEIELCHMFLDCCAEQRTYEKFYGLLAQRFCAINKIYIEPFEEIFKDTYQTTHRLDTNRLRNVSKFFAHLLFTDAIGWDVLECIKLNEDDTTSSSRIFIKILFQELAEYMGLGKLNTKLKNEVLSESLAGLFPKDNPRNTRFAINFFTSIGLGGLTDELRQFLKNAPKSVPAINVEILSVKPEESSSSSSSSSSSSSSSSSESSSSTSDTTDSSDSEDEKRKKKKRSKTKKTNKEKGSNRDTKKEKLKRKAHSRKIKTKKISENDSSSDSDDSSDSNSKTSDDESSSGSRSSTDDNTRNRNRNSSSKKFKDSSTKSKKKSSRVKEDKLDKMQRHHQRNDDEENKKLSKAKRDKRDKSERNGRNVDEKSWNNNRYSDRHMENRWQRDKSPADRKREDKEQIRERKERPKEHVRYSDEERRKDRESRRQRSRSRSRSRDRNRKDRNYYDKRSVRSTRNGSKERG; encoded by the exons ATGGCGGACAGTGATACCGATAGTAGCTCCTCCAGCAGTGAGAGTGGAAGTGTAACTTCAAGTTCGTCAAGTTCATCGTTTTCTGCTGATTCGGCTCCAAGTCTAAAAGAATCATCTGCTCAAAAAGGTTTTGATACTACAGAGAATGAAAAGGATTGTAAATCTTTATCACTACCCTtgttacaagaaaaaaattcgtTAACACCAAGTAAAGATTGCTCACCTGAGGAAGTTAGTGTAAAGAGCTGTGAAAAGAGGGAAGAAAATGATGAAGTAAGGTTAACTAACACATCAGATTCAGCAAGTCCTGAAAGAAATAAAGTGTTAAGCGATTTCACCGTTGCCGATAAATGTGAATCAATGAAAAATAAAGCTCCGGGGGAACTTGAAGAAGGCGAACTATGTAATAATGTAGCAAATACCCAATCAGTGGACGATAAGGAGAGAGAATCGGGAGGATTTGACGGTCCGAATGGTAATTCGGAGAGAGACACTACTGGTGAAAGATCTGAGGAAAACTTTGTCGAT aaCCAACCTaccgaaaaaaaattgatatcaactttcgcaaaaaaatttgacgAGAATAATAAAAAGCAGAAAACAAAAGATATCCGAAGTACAAACAAATCACGTCGACGCTCACGATCTAGTTCTCGAGAGCAAACAAAATCATCTAGACGCAGTCGTTCACGAAACCGTTCTATTTCTAGGCAACGCTCACGAACTCGTTCTCGTAAACGTTCCCGTCGGTCAGTATCCCTAGAAAGACGACAAGAGGAACGTAAAAGACGTCATGCTGAACGTGAGCGCTGCGAAAATGAAGATCGCAAGAAAAAAAGAAGAGAGGAAGGAAAAAGTTTTAGTGAGGAAAAATCGCCCAAACGTAACAAATTGTCTCCAACGCGTAAAGAAAAAGAGGAAAGTAAAAATGATGAAAATGATAATGCTACGGTTACTGATCCAAAGGCAAAAATTACTGATCGCCAGCGACGAACTGTAGACCTATTAACGTCACGTACTGGCGGTGCGTATATTCCACCAGCTAAGTTACGTATTATGCAAGCTGAAATAACCGATAAAGCTTCAGCTGCATATCAGCGTATCGCATGGGAAGCATTGAAAAAATCAATTCATGGTTATATCAACAAAGTGAATGTAGATAACATAGCGATTATAACGCGTGAGTTACTGAAGGAGAATATTGTACGTGGTCGTGGTCTACTTTGTCGTTCCATAATACAAGCCCAAGCAGCATCACCAACATTCACACACGTCTATGCTGCTTTAGTCtctataataaattcaaaatttcctaATATTGGTGAATTATTACTTAAGCGCTTGGTGATACAATTCAAACGCGCCTTTCGTCGAAATGATAAAGCGGTTTGTTTATCTTCGTCACGTTTCGTTGCCCATTTGGTGAATCAGCGTGTGGCACATGAAATTCTCGCATTGGAGATACTAACTTTGTTAGTAGAAACACCTACAGACGACTCAGTGGAGGTGGCTATTGCCTTTCTGAAAGAATGCGGCATGAAGTTGACTGAGGTGTCATCAAAAGGAATAGGTGCCATTTTTGAAATGCTTAAGAATATACTGCACGAAGGTAAATTGGATAAACGCGTACAGTATATGATTGAAGTGGTATTTCAGGTGCGAAAAGACGGTTTTAAAGATCATCAGTCAATTATTGAGTCCCTAGAGCTGGTGGAAGAAGATGATCAATTTACCCATCTGCTAATGTTGGATGAGGCCACAAATCCAGAAGAGGTTTTAA atGTTTTCAAATTCGATGACCAGTATGAAAATAATGAGGAAAAATACAAAGGTCTTTGTAAAGAGATATTGGGAAGTGACGCTAGTGGTAGTGGCAGTGGTTCCGGCTCCAGCAGCGATTCTGAAAGTGGCTCTGGTGATTCGGATTCAGAAAATGAAGGAGAAGACGGGGGCCAGAAAACGGCCGGTGACATCATCGACAACACCGAAACCAATCTAATTGCTTTACGACGTACAATTTATCTtacaataaactcgagtttggaTTATGAGGAATGCGCTCATAAGTTGATGAAGATGCAGTTGAAACCTGGACAAGAGATCGAACTATGTCACATGTTCCTTGATTGTTGTGCAGAACAGCGCACATACGAAAAATTTTATGGATTACTAGCGCAACGATTTTGTGCTATTAACAAAATCTATATTGAaccatttgaagagatattcaAAGATACATACCAAACAACTCATCGTTTAGATACAAATCGCTTACGGaatgtaagtaaattttttgcCCACTTACTATTTACGGATGCCATCGGTTGGGATGTGCTGGAGTGTATTAAGCTAAATGAAGATGACACGACCTCTTCAAGccgaatttttataaaaattctctTCCAAGAGTTAGCCGAATATATGGGATTAGGTAAATTGAATACTAAACTTAAGAACGAAGTTTTATCAGAAAGTTTGGCTGGCTTATTTCCTAAGGATAATCCTAGGAATACGCGCttcgcaattaatttttttacgtcGATTGGCTTGGGAGGTTTAACTGATgaattaagacaatttttgaaaaatgcacCGAAATCAGTGCCGGCTATCAATGTTGAAATATTGTCAGTTAAGCCAGAAGAAAGCAGCTCTTCAAGTTCGTCCTCATCTTCTTCGAGCTCATCCAGTTCATCAGAAAGTAGTTCCTCGACTAGTGATACGACAGACTCTAGTGATTCAGAAGACGAAAAACGCAAGAAGAAAAAGcgcagtaaaacaaaaaaaactaataaagagAAAGGCAGCAACCGGGATACGAAGAAGGAGAAGTTAAAGCGAAAGGCTCATtccagaaaaattaaaacaaagaaaatcagcgaaaatgataGTAGCAGTGATTCTGACGATTCATCAGACTCCAACAGCAAAACAAGCGATGATGAAAGCAGTAGCGGAAGTAGAAGTAGCACTGACGATAATACGCGTAATCGGAACCGTAACAGCAGTTCTAAAAAATTCAAAGATTCTTCCACCAAGTCAAAGAAAAAGTCGAGTAGAGTAAAAGAAGATAAACTGGATAAAATGCAACGACATCATCAACGTAATGATGAtgaggaaaataaaaaattaagcaaagcaAAAAGGGATAAACGAGACAAATCGGAACGAAATGGGCGTAATGTTGACGAGAAGAGTTGGAACAATAACCGATATTCTGACAGGCATATGGAAAACAGATGGCAAAGAGATAAGTCACCTGCTGACAGAAAGCGAGAAGATAAAGAACAAATACGTGAGCGAAAGGAACGTCCCAAAGAACATGTTCGTTATTCTGACGAAGAACGACGAAAGGATCGTGAGAGCAGACGGCAACGCAGTCGTAGCCGTAGTCGCAGCCGAGATCGCAATCGTAAAGACCGTAATTATTATGACAAACGTAGTGTGCGATCAACGCGAAATGGTTCGAAAGAACGTGGATAA
- the ncm gene encoding pre-mRNA-splicing factor CWC22 homolog isoform X1, with protein sequence MADSDTDSSSSSSESGSVTSSSSSSSFSADSAPSLKESSAQKGFDTTENEKDCKSLSLPLLQEKNSLTPSKDCSPEEVSVKSCEKREENDEVRLTNTSDSASPERNKVLSDFTVADKCESMKNKAPGELEEGELCNNVANTQSVDDKERESGGFDGPNGNSERDTTGERSEENFVDVGESKNQPTEKKLISTFAKKFDENNKKQKTKDIRSTNKSRRRSRSSSREQTKSSRRSRSRNRSISRQRSRTRSRKRSRRSVSLERRQEERKRRHAERERCENEDRKKKRREEGKSFSEEKSPKRNKLSPTRKEKEESKNDENDNATVTDPKAKITDRQRRTVDLLTSRTGGAYIPPAKLRIMQAEITDKASAAYQRIAWEALKKSIHGYINKVNVDNIAIITRELLKENIVRGRGLLCRSIIQAQAASPTFTHVYAALVSIINSKFPNIGELLLKRLVIQFKRAFRRNDKAVCLSSSRFVAHLVNQRVAHEILALEILTLLVETPTDDSVEVAIAFLKECGMKLTEVSSKGIGAIFEMLKNILHEGKLDKRVQYMIEVVFQVRKDGFKDHQSIIESLELVEEDDQFTHLLMLDEATNPEEVLNVFKFDDQYENNEEKYKGLCKEILGSDASGSGSGSGSSSDSESGSGDSDSENEGEDGGQKTAGDIIDNTETNLIALRRTIYLTINSSLDYEECAHKLMKMQLKPGQEIELCHMFLDCCAEQRTYEKFYGLLAQRFCAINKIYIEPFEEIFKDTYQTTHRLDTNRLRNVSKFFAHLLFTDAIGWDVLECIKLNEDDTTSSSRIFIKILFQELAEYMGLGKLNTKLKNEVLSESLAGLFPKDNPRNTRFAINFFTSIGLGGLTDELRQFLKNAPKSVPAINVEILSVKPEESSSSSSSSSSSSSSSSSESSSSTSDTTDSSDSEDEKRKKKKRSKTKKTNKEKGSNRDTKKEKLKRKAHSRKIKTKKISENDSSSDSDDSSDSNSKTSDDESSSGSRSSTDDNTRNRNRNSSSKKFKDSSTKSKKKSSRVKEDKLDKMQRHHQRNDDEENKKLSKAKRDKRDKSERNGRNVDEKSWNNNRYSDRHMENRWQRDKSPADRKREDKEQIRERKERPKEHVRYSDEERRKDRESRRQRSRSRSRSRDRNRKDRNYYDKRSVRSTRNGSKERG encoded by the exons ATGGCGGACAGTGATACCGATAGTAGCTCCTCCAGCAGTGAGAGTGGAAGTGTAACTTCAAGTTCGTCAAGTTCATCGTTTTCTGCTGATTCGGCTCCAAGTCTAAAAGAATCATCTGCTCAAAAAGGTTTTGATACTACAGAGAATGAAAAGGATTGTAAATCTTTATCACTACCCTtgttacaagaaaaaaattcgtTAACACCAAGTAAAGATTGCTCACCTGAGGAAGTTAGTGTAAAGAGCTGTGAAAAGAGGGAAGAAAATGATGAAGTAAGGTTAACTAACACATCAGATTCAGCAAGTCCTGAAAGAAATAAAGTGTTAAGCGATTTCACCGTTGCCGATAAATGTGAATCAATGAAAAATAAAGCTCCGGGGGAACTTGAAGAAGGCGAACTATGTAATAATGTAGCAAATACCCAATCAGTGGACGATAAGGAGAGAGAATCGGGAGGATTTGACGGTCCGAATGGTAATTCGGAGAGAGACACTACTGGTGAAAGATCTGAGGAAAACTTTGTCGATGTAGGCGAAAGCAAG aaCCAACCTaccgaaaaaaaattgatatcaactttcgcaaaaaaatttgacgAGAATAATAAAAAGCAGAAAACAAAAGATATCCGAAGTACAAACAAATCACGTCGACGCTCACGATCTAGTTCTCGAGAGCAAACAAAATCATCTAGACGCAGTCGTTCACGAAACCGTTCTATTTCTAGGCAACGCTCACGAACTCGTTCTCGTAAACGTTCCCGTCGGTCAGTATCCCTAGAAAGACGACAAGAGGAACGTAAAAGACGTCATGCTGAACGTGAGCGCTGCGAAAATGAAGATCGCAAGAAAAAAAGAAGAGAGGAAGGAAAAAGTTTTAGTGAGGAAAAATCGCCCAAACGTAACAAATTGTCTCCAACGCGTAAAGAAAAAGAGGAAAGTAAAAATGATGAAAATGATAATGCTACGGTTACTGATCCAAAGGCAAAAATTACTGATCGCCAGCGACGAACTGTAGACCTATTAACGTCACGTACTGGCGGTGCGTATATTCCACCAGCTAAGTTACGTATTATGCAAGCTGAAATAACCGATAAAGCTTCAGCTGCATATCAGCGTATCGCATGGGAAGCATTGAAAAAATCAATTCATGGTTATATCAACAAAGTGAATGTAGATAACATAGCGATTATAACGCGTGAGTTACTGAAGGAGAATATTGTACGTGGTCGTGGTCTACTTTGTCGTTCCATAATACAAGCCCAAGCAGCATCACCAACATTCACACACGTCTATGCTGCTTTAGTCtctataataaattcaaaatttcctaATATTGGTGAATTATTACTTAAGCGCTTGGTGATACAATTCAAACGCGCCTTTCGTCGAAATGATAAAGCGGTTTGTTTATCTTCGTCACGTTTCGTTGCCCATTTGGTGAATCAGCGTGTGGCACATGAAATTCTCGCATTGGAGATACTAACTTTGTTAGTAGAAACACCTACAGACGACTCAGTGGAGGTGGCTATTGCCTTTCTGAAAGAATGCGGCATGAAGTTGACTGAGGTGTCATCAAAAGGAATAGGTGCCATTTTTGAAATGCTTAAGAATATACTGCACGAAGGTAAATTGGATAAACGCGTACAGTATATGATTGAAGTGGTATTTCAGGTGCGAAAAGACGGTTTTAAAGATCATCAGTCAATTATTGAGTCCCTAGAGCTGGTGGAAGAAGATGATCAATTTACCCATCTGCTAATGTTGGATGAGGCCACAAATCCAGAAGAGGTTTTAA atGTTTTCAAATTCGATGACCAGTATGAAAATAATGAGGAAAAATACAAAGGTCTTTGTAAAGAGATATTGGGAAGTGACGCTAGTGGTAGTGGCAGTGGTTCCGGCTCCAGCAGCGATTCTGAAAGTGGCTCTGGTGATTCGGATTCAGAAAATGAAGGAGAAGACGGGGGCCAGAAAACGGCCGGTGACATCATCGACAACACCGAAACCAATCTAATTGCTTTACGACGTACAATTTATCTtacaataaactcgagtttggaTTATGAGGAATGCGCTCATAAGTTGATGAAGATGCAGTTGAAACCTGGACAAGAGATCGAACTATGTCACATGTTCCTTGATTGTTGTGCAGAACAGCGCACATACGAAAAATTTTATGGATTACTAGCGCAACGATTTTGTGCTATTAACAAAATCTATATTGAaccatttgaagagatattcaAAGATACATACCAAACAACTCATCGTTTAGATACAAATCGCTTACGGaatgtaagtaaattttttgcCCACTTACTATTTACGGATGCCATCGGTTGGGATGTGCTGGAGTGTATTAAGCTAAATGAAGATGACACGACCTCTTCAAGccgaatttttataaaaattctctTCCAAGAGTTAGCCGAATATATGGGATTAGGTAAATTGAATACTAAACTTAAGAACGAAGTTTTATCAGAAAGTTTGGCTGGCTTATTTCCTAAGGATAATCCTAGGAATACGCGCttcgcaattaatttttttacgtcGATTGGCTTGGGAGGTTTAACTGATgaattaagacaatttttgaaaaatgcacCGAAATCAGTGCCGGCTATCAATGTTGAAATATTGTCAGTTAAGCCAGAAGAAAGCAGCTCTTCAAGTTCGTCCTCATCTTCTTCGAGCTCATCCAGTTCATCAGAAAGTAGTTCCTCGACTAGTGATACGACAGACTCTAGTGATTCAGAAGACGAAAAACGCAAGAAGAAAAAGcgcagtaaaacaaaaaaaactaataaagagAAAGGCAGCAACCGGGATACGAAGAAGGAGAAGTTAAAGCGAAAGGCTCATtccagaaaaattaaaacaaagaaaatcagcgaaaatgataGTAGCAGTGATTCTGACGATTCATCAGACTCCAACAGCAAAACAAGCGATGATGAAAGCAGTAGCGGAAGTAGAAGTAGCACTGACGATAATACGCGTAATCGGAACCGTAACAGCAGTTCTAAAAAATTCAAAGATTCTTCCACCAAGTCAAAGAAAAAGTCGAGTAGAGTAAAAGAAGATAAACTGGATAAAATGCAACGACATCATCAACGTAATGATGAtgaggaaaataaaaaattaagcaaagcaAAAAGGGATAAACGAGACAAATCGGAACGAAATGGGCGTAATGTTGACGAGAAGAGTTGGAACAATAACCGATATTCTGACAGGCATATGGAAAACAGATGGCAAAGAGATAAGTCACCTGCTGACAGAAAGCGAGAAGATAAAGAACAAATACGTGAGCGAAAGGAACGTCCCAAAGAACATGTTCGTTATTCTGACGAAGAACGACGAAAGGATCGTGAGAGCAGACGGCAACGCAGTCGTAGCCGTAGTCGCAGCCGAGATCGCAATCGTAAAGACCGTAATTATTATGACAAACGTAGTGTGCGATCAACGCGAAATGGTTCGAAAGAACGTGGATAA
- the LOC106627645 gene encoding EF-hand domain-containing family member B: MSNCGKYVDRNPTLRAAGKCFVSKEKAEDALQIFSTEEAAENILLTKCRLSNKKVNNDVLPFQRYIPEENIKELLSPELKKSRFVVFREKFAENMYFKKAELGKVFPLDSKPQNITNDNTTFGDSTMRSESLYDLILPRKSPDEVNRDYIRWHEKYIISHGHYLPSEQISRHYKKPFDKHNHFGIIYDVDFNGKYVKRAIQQCDNLIVISKAQKQFLERTLGRLGRSIYRENRYLTPEMSFGAPSGADECNVKALMEIQDQCERTSPLITALGHLNKVRQKLFERHNFHMQDLKLALENHDIKKTGLLTLKELFEILRREGVYCNSEKITTALRHFKLIENEGLPTEGVKYEELWKLIHVQYPIPKTGNISKMPPNIYNKETTYRLLCQDRSKPPVEAIPSKPFDPENAEEPTTIKDVISPDIPMHFGLAPSDFAKLRPKEELRRVFKRLLDAEKFDIIWETAQNKLKRSNELISVDELRQTMNSHKD, translated from the exons atgAGCAATTGCGGTAAATACGTTGATCGCAATCCGACTTTGCGGGCAGCAGGAAAATGTTTTGTCTCGAAAGAGAAAGCGGAAGACGCGCTGCAAATCTTCTCCACGGAAGAAGCAGCGGAAAATATATTGCTCACCAAATGTCGCCTCAGTAACAAGAAAGTAAACAATGATGTCTTACCCTTTCAGCGATATATACCAGAGGAAAACATAAAGGAATTACTTAGTCCTGAATTGAAAAAGAGTAGATTTGTTGTATTTCGCGAAAaatttgccgaaaatatgtattttaagaaAGCTGAACTCGGTAAAGTATTTCCATTGGACTCGAAACCACAAAATATTACCAACGATAATACGACCTTTGGGGACTCTACAATGCGATCCGAATCATTATATGATCTCATATTACCGCGGAAGTCTCCAGATGAAGTGAACCGCGATTATATTCGTTGGCATGAAAAGTATATTATCAGCCATGGTCATTATTTACCTTCAGAGCAAATAAGTCGCCA ttATAAAAAGCCGTTCGACAAGCACAACCACTTCGGTATAATTTACGATGTGGACTTCAATGGAAAATATGTTAAAAGGGCAATTCAACAATGTGATAATCTTATTGTCATAAGTAAAGCGCAAAAGCAATTCCTTGAAAGGACTTTGGGCCGTTTGGGACGCAGTATTTATAG agAAAATCGTTATTTAACACCCGAAATGTCTTTCGGTGCACCCTCTGGCGCAGATGAATGTAATGTGAAAGCACTAATGGAAATACAAGATCAGTGTGAACGAACGAGTCCTCTTATAACTGCTTTGGGACATTTAAATAAAGTACGACAGAAGCTATTTGAACGCCACAATTTTCACATGCAAGATTTAAAATTGGCTTTGGAGAATCATGACATTAAAAAAACAGGACTATTAACATTGAAGGAATTATTTGAGATATTGAGGCGAGAAGGCGTTTATTGTAATTCGGAAAAGATAACTACAGCCCTACGTCATTTCAAATTGATTGAAAACGAGGGTCTACCAACAGAAGGTGTCAAATATGAAGAGCTATGGAAACTAATACATGTACAATACCCAATACCAAAAACTGGCAATATATCGAAAATGCCaccaaatatttataacaaagaaaccaCCTACCGATTACTTTGTCAAGATCGAAGCAAACCCCCCGTTGAAGCCATACCATCGAAACCCTTCGATCCGGAGAATGCAGAAGAACCAACAACTATCAAAGATGTCATATCTCCTGATATTCCAATGCATTTTGGGCTAGCCCCAAGTGATTTCGCAAAACTGCGCCCCAAAGAGGAACTGCGACGGGTATTTAAACGTTTATTGGATGCGGAAAAATTCGATATTATCTGGGAAACtgcgcaaaataaattaaaacgttCAAACGAATTGATATCAGTAGATGAACTACGACAGACTATGAATAGTCATAAAgattaa